One stretch of Zhihengliuella flava DNA includes these proteins:
- the leuS gene encoding leucine--tRNA ligase codes for MSTQPSEATPSGTAYDFRDIESQWAPVWEDLGVFTPADDGSRERRYVLDMFPYPSGDLHMGHAEAFAMGDVVARYWNQCGYDVLHPIGWDSFGLPAENAAIKRDAHPAEWTYKNIDTQAASFKRYAISADWSRRLHTSDPEYYQWTQWLFNRFYEKGLAYRKNHPVNWCPKDQTVLANEQVVDGACERCGTAVTKKSLNQWYFKITDYADRLLEDMEQLKGHWPERVLTMQKNWIGRSAGAHVTFRVEAAAGRDEESVTVFTTRPDTLYGATFFVVAADAELADRLVTDEQAGALADYQERVKALSEIERQSTEREKTGVFTGRYAINPLSGERLPVWAADYVLADYGTGAIMAVPAHDQRDLDFAKTFDLPVRVVVDTGEEDPAQTGVATAGDGQLINSGELDGLDKAAGIERAIALVSEAGTGEKTINYRLRDWLLSRQRFWGTPIPIIHCGDCGEVPVPDEQLPVRLPDNLRGEALAPKGTSPLAAAEDWVNVDCPSCGGAATRDTDTMDTFVDSSWYFLRFVSPQYTDGPFDPEAVRQWMPVGQYVGGVEHAILHLLYARFFTKVIYDLGLIDATEPFAALLNQGQVLNGGKAMSKSLGNGVDLGEQLDRYGVDAVRLTMVFASPPEDDVDWADVSPSGSAKFLARAWRLAGDVTSEPGCDASAGDTALRSVTHKAVAEATELIENGKFNVVVAKVMELVNATRKAIDSGAGGADPATREAVEAIAIVLSLFAPYTAEDMWARLGHEPSVARAGWPSVDEALLVDETVTAVVQIKGKVRDRLEVSPEISESELEAAAMASPVVQRVLGGEPPRKVIVRAPKLVNIVPA; via the coding sequence GTGAGCACGCAGCCCAGCGAAGCGACCCCCAGCGGCACCGCGTACGACTTCCGCGACATCGAATCTCAGTGGGCACCGGTCTGGGAGGACCTCGGTGTCTTCACGCCGGCCGACGACGGAAGCCGTGAGCGTCGCTACGTGTTGGATATGTTCCCGTACCCCTCCGGCGACCTCCACATGGGCCACGCCGAAGCCTTTGCCATGGGTGATGTGGTGGCCCGCTACTGGAACCAGTGCGGATATGACGTGCTGCATCCCATTGGGTGGGACTCCTTCGGTTTGCCGGCCGAAAACGCGGCGATCAAACGGGACGCCCACCCCGCCGAGTGGACCTACAAGAACATCGATACCCAGGCGGCGTCGTTCAAGCGCTATGCCATCAGCGCCGACTGGTCCCGGCGGCTCCACACCTCGGATCCCGAGTACTACCAATGGACGCAGTGGTTGTTTAACCGCTTTTACGAGAAGGGGCTGGCGTACCGCAAGAACCACCCCGTGAATTGGTGCCCGAAGGACCAGACCGTGCTCGCCAATGAGCAGGTGGTTGACGGTGCGTGTGAGCGGTGCGGCACGGCCGTGACCAAGAAGAGCCTGAACCAGTGGTACTTCAAAATTACCGACTACGCTGACCGCCTGCTGGAAGACATGGAGCAGTTGAAGGGCCACTGGCCCGAACGCGTCCTCACCATGCAGAAGAACTGGATCGGACGCTCGGCCGGCGCGCACGTCACCTTCCGGGTCGAGGCCGCCGCAGGCCGCGACGAGGAATCAGTGACCGTCTTCACCACGCGTCCCGACACGCTCTACGGAGCGACGTTCTTCGTGGTCGCGGCGGACGCGGAACTCGCCGATCGGCTCGTCACCGACGAACAGGCCGGAGCGCTGGCCGACTACCAAGAGCGGGTGAAGGCCCTCAGCGAGATCGAGCGCCAATCCACGGAGCGAGAAAAGACGGGCGTCTTTACCGGCCGCTACGCCATCAACCCGCTCTCCGGTGAGCGGCTCCCCGTGTGGGCCGCTGACTACGTCCTGGCCGATTATGGAACCGGCGCTATCATGGCGGTACCGGCTCACGACCAGCGTGACTTGGACTTCGCCAAAACCTTCGACCTGCCCGTGCGCGTCGTCGTGGATACGGGCGAAGAGGACCCGGCCCAGACGGGCGTTGCCACAGCCGGCGACGGTCAGCTGATCAATTCTGGCGAGCTCGACGGACTCGACAAGGCGGCGGGCATCGAGCGGGCCATTGCCCTCGTCAGCGAGGCCGGAACCGGCGAGAAGACCATCAACTATCGACTGCGCGACTGGCTGCTCTCCCGCCAGCGCTTTTGGGGGACGCCGATCCCGATCATTCACTGCGGTGACTGCGGCGAGGTGCCCGTTCCGGATGAGCAGCTGCCGGTGCGCTTGCCGGATAATCTCCGCGGTGAGGCGCTCGCCCCGAAGGGCACGAGCCCGCTGGCGGCGGCCGAAGACTGGGTCAACGTGGACTGCCCGTCGTGTGGTGGGGCCGCCACGCGTGATACCGACACGATGGACACCTTCGTCGATTCGTCCTGGTACTTCCTGCGCTTCGTGTCGCCGCAGTACACGGATGGCCCGTTTGATCCGGAGGCAGTCCGCCAGTGGATGCCCGTCGGCCAATACGTCGGCGGCGTTGAGCACGCCATTTTGCATCTGCTCTATGCGCGATTCTTTACCAAGGTGATCTACGACCTCGGGCTCATCGACGCTACGGAGCCCTTCGCCGCGCTGCTGAATCAGGGTCAGGTGCTCAACGGGGGCAAGGCGATGAGCAAGTCGCTCGGCAACGGTGTCGACCTCGGCGAGCAACTGGATCGGTACGGTGTCGACGCCGTGCGCTTGACCATGGTCTTTGCTTCGCCGCCGGAAGACGATGTGGACTGGGCCGACGTTTCGCCGTCGGGCTCCGCGAAGTTCCTCGCGCGGGCGTGGCGACTCGCGGGCGACGTCACCAGTGAGCCGGGGTGCGACGCCTCTGCGGGGGACACCGCTCTGCGCTCGGTGACCCACAAGGCCGTTGCCGAGGCCACGGAACTCATCGAAAACGGCAAATTCAATGTGGTGGTCGCCAAGGTGATGGAACTGGTCAACGCCACCCGTAAGGCCATCGACTCCGGGGCGGGAGGCGCCGATCCGGCGACCCGTGAGGCGGTTGAGGCCATCGCGATTGTCTTGAGTCTCTTCGCGCCCTACACCGCGGAAGACATGTGGGCACGCTTAGGGCACGAACCGTCCGTCGCGCGCGCCGGGTGGCCCTCGGTCGACGAGGCGTTGCTGGTGGATGAGACGGTCACCGCCGTTGTTCAGATTAAGGGGAAAGTCCGGGACCGGCTGGAGGTCTCGCCCGAGATCAGCGAATCCGAGCTGGAGGCCGCCGCGATGGCGTCGCCCGTCGTACAGCGAGTGCTGGGCGGAGAACCGCCGCGCAAGGTGATTGTCCGCGCACCGAAGCTCGTCAACATCGTCCCGGCGTAG
- a CDS encoding DegV family protein translates to MATRGRPGRGWLDRIRRRASSETADGPQPPIRPRVAVVTDSAASLRASDIERWASVVRVVPMPVMIDGQIFTEGHDDAAAALAHGLAAAVRISTSRPAPGVFARCYRDLLAEGFEAVVSIHLSGELSGTAEAARAAAREVDGEVRVVDTRTVGMAEGFAVLDAAEAASSGLAAEEVEAAARRGEAGMINFVLPTLEQLRRGGRITLAASVLGTLLSVKPILTLNHGRIEIREKARSTSRAVDRLVELSRQRALECERETGRKPRVAIHSYGSGEVGQELAHELAAFAREEVVLVDLPAVLAAHTGAGVVAVVVR, encoded by the coding sequence ATGGCGACGCGCGGCCGGCCCGGGCGAGGCTGGCTGGACCGGATCCGTCGGCGGGCCTCCAGCGAGACCGCCGACGGACCGCAGCCGCCGATCCGTCCGCGCGTCGCTGTGGTGACCGATAGCGCCGCTTCACTGCGGGCGAGCGATATTGAGCGGTGGGCATCGGTGGTGCGAGTCGTCCCCATGCCCGTCATGATCGATGGGCAGATTTTTACCGAGGGGCACGACGACGCCGCGGCGGCCTTGGCCCACGGTCTCGCCGCTGCGGTACGTATTTCGACCTCACGCCCGGCCCCGGGTGTGTTTGCTCGCTGCTATCGCGATCTGCTGGCCGAGGGATTTGAAGCCGTCGTATCGATCCACCTCTCGGGCGAACTGTCGGGAACCGCTGAGGCAGCCCGTGCCGCGGCGCGCGAGGTCGACGGCGAGGTACGTGTGGTCGACACACGAACTGTCGGTATGGCTGAGGGGTTCGCGGTGCTGGATGCTGCGGAGGCAGCCAGCTCCGGGTTAGCTGCTGAGGAAGTAGAGGCCGCAGCGCGCCGGGGTGAGGCTGGCATGATCAATTTCGTCCTGCCCACTTTGGAACAACTCCGTCGTGGAGGCCGCATCACCCTCGCGGCCTCTGTCCTCGGAACACTGCTCTCGGTTAAGCCCATTCTGACGCTCAATCACGGGCGCATTGAGATCCGCGAGAAGGCGAGGTCGACCAGCCGCGCGGTGGATCGCCTAGTGGAACTGAGCCGCCAACGCGCCCTGGAGTGTGAGCGGGAAACGGGCCGTAAGCCGCGCGTGGCCATTCATAGTTACGGCAGCGGCGAGGTGGGGCAGGAACTGGCCCATGAGCTCGCCGCGTTCGCTCGCGAAGAGGTGGTGCTGGTGGATCTACCCGCCGTCTTGGCGGCGCATACGGGCGCTGGCGTCGTCGCCGTCGTCGTGCGTTGA